A window of the Bombina bombina isolate aBomBom1 chromosome 3, aBomBom1.pri, whole genome shotgun sequence genome harbors these coding sequences:
- the CCNA1 gene encoding cyclin-A1, which produces MHHSGVTNNYFAKSTMGLCKDYHQNPFSTTKGDAFIQSNLLPQRPPQRTVLGVISDNEQIRKPYGQGAVPKFLNGIENALPANVATKQCFAIYIDEPQKLQERCALEIEYPCLEEAEENLAKQNFHLLLEISAASPMLVDASLQSAEDQSGSDPDSIALSEYIEDIHLYLRQAEVKHRPKPYYMRKQPDVTPAMRTILIDWLVEVGIEYKLRTETLFLAVNYLDRFLSCMSVLRGKLQLVGTAAILLASKYEEVFPPEVDDLVYITDDTYTKKQLLRMEHLLLKVLAFDLTVPTVNQFLLQYFHRQAVCTKTEYFAMYLAELTLLDVDPFLQYLPSITAAAAYCLANYTINKVFWPESLSAFTGYSLSGIVPCLSDLHRACANAPHQAQQAIRDKYKASKYMQVSLLEPPASLPLK; this is translated from the exons ATGCATCACAGTGGTGTAACAAACAATTACTTTGCAAAATCTACAATGGGGCTTTGTAAAGACTACCACCAAAATCCATTTTCTACGACAAAAGGAGATGCCTTCATTCAGTCTAATCTGCTGCCTCAAAGACCTCCCCAAAGAACTGTTCTGGGAGTAATCAGTGACAATGAACAAATCAGGAAACCATATGGCCAA GGTGCAGTTCCAAAATTCCTTAATGGTATTGAAAATGCATTACCTGCAAATGTGGCTACCAAGCAATGCTTCGCAATATATATTGATGAGCCACAGAAACTTCAGGAAAGGTGCGCGCTTGAAATAGAGTATCCATGTCTGGAAGAAGCTGAAGAGAACCTTGCAAAGCAAAACTTCCACTTGCTGCTTGAGATCAGTGCAG CGTCTCCCATGTTGGTCGATGCCTCTTTACAGTCTGCTGAAGATCAATCTGGAAGTGATCCAGACTCAATAGCATTGTCTGAATACATTGAAGACATTCATCTATATCTACGCCAAGCTGAG GTTAAACACAGACCAAAGCCATACTACATGAGGAAGCAGCCAGACGTCACACCTGCGATGCGTACCATCTTGattgactggcttgtggaagttGGCATTGAGTACAAACTGCGTACAGAGACCCTATTCCTGGCTGTGAACTACTTGGACAGATTTCTGTCGTGCATGTCTGTCCTGCGTGGGAAGCTGCAGCTTGTTGGCACAGCAGCTATTCTCTTGGCATC GAAATATGAAGAGGTCTTCCCTCCTGAGGTGGATGATCTTGTGTACATAACAGATGATACCTACACAAAGAAGCAGCTTCTGCGAATGGAACACTTGCTGCTAAAAGTACTGGCTTTTGATTTGACTGTACCTACTGTAAACCAGTTCCTTCTGCAATATTTCCACAGACAGGCAGTCTGCACCAAAACTGAGTACTTTGCAATG TATCTAGCAGAACTGACTCTACTTGATGTTGATCCTTTTTTGCAATATCTCCCTTCAATAACTGCTGCTGCAGCATACTGCCTTGCCAATTACACAATCAACAAAGTCTTCTGG CCTGAATCCCTCTCTGCATTCACTGGATACTCACTAAGTGGAATAGTACCGTGCTTGAGTGATCTACACAGGGCCTGTGCCAATGCCCCTCATCAAGCACAGCAGGCAATCAGAGATAAATACAAGGCCTCAAA ATATATGCAGGTTTCTCTCCTGGAACCACCAGCATCACTTCCTCTTAAATGA